The following are from one region of the Cervus canadensis isolate Bull #8, Minnesota chromosome 21, ASM1932006v1, whole genome shotgun sequence genome:
- the LOC122423577 gene encoding olfactory receptor 6C2-like, whose amino-acid sequence MRNCTSLSTFILLGLTDDPPMQVLIFMFLFVSYTLSITGNLTILMLTLVDSHLKTAMYFFLKHFSFLEILLTTACIPRFLYSISTGDKTISYNACAAQLFFVILFGATEFFLLAIMSYDRYVAICKPLHYATIMSSRVCGRLVICCWIAGWLVIFPPLCLGLNLEFCDFNVIDHFLCDASPVLKISCSDTRFIEQMAVALAVLTDILTFLCVVISYMHITRTIINFPSTQQKMKAFSTCSSHMIVVSITYGSCIFIYVKPSTKDKVTVNKCVSVLTTSVAPMLNPFIYTLRNKQVKEAFTDLINRMSLMSKK is encoded by the coding sequence ATGAGAAACTGTACATCTTTATCTACATTCATACTCCTGGGACTGACAGATGATCCTCCAATGCAGGTTCtgatttttatgtttctgtttgtttcctaTACATTGAGTATAACTGGGAACCTGACCATCCTTATGCTCACTTTAGTAGATTCTCACCTTAAAACtgccatgtactttttcctcaaaCACTTCTCCTTTTTAGAAATCTTGTTAACAACAGCCTGCATTCCCAGATTTTTATACAGCATATCAACTGGGGACAAGACTATTTCCTATAATGCTTGTGCTGCTCAATTattttttgtcattctttttggagcaacagaattttttctcctggccatcatgtcctatgaccgctatgtggccatctgcaaaccctTACATTATGCAACCATCATGAGCAGCAGAGTCTGTGGAAGACTTGTTATTTGCTGTTGGATAGCAGGTTGGCTGGTCATATTTCCACCACTCTGCCTGGGCTTAAATCTGGAATTCTGTGACTTTAATGTCATTGATCATTTTCTCTGTGATGCTTCTCCTGTGCTAAAGATCTCTTGTTCAGACACACGGTTCATAGAACAGATGGCTGTTGCCCTTGCTGTGTTGACTGACATCTTGACATTTCTGTGTGTAGTTATATCTTATATGCACATCACCAGGACCATCATAAATTTCCCTTCCACCCAGCAAAAGATGAAGGCTTTTTCTACCTGTTCTTCTCACATGATTGTGGTTTCTATCACCTATGGCAGTTGTATCTTCATCTATGTCAAACCTTCAACAAAGGACAAAGTGACAGTTAATAAGTGTGTGTCAGTGCTTACTACTTCAGTTGCCCCCATGTTAAACCCATTCATTTACACCCTGAGGAACAAGCAAGTGAAAGAAGCTTTTACAGATTTAATCAACAGAATGTCATTGATGTCAAAGAAGTAA